The proteins below come from a single Bacteroidales bacterium genomic window:
- a CDS encoding superoxide dismutase: MKKSVITVFAILLGLNFASSQVQKETKAKFEFPPLPYAFNALEPHIDQMTMEIHYDRHHRAYYNNFIKGIEATEMERMSMEQIFANMSKYSEGIRNNAGGHYNHVLFWSVMSPYGGGEPNMRNLKSAIEESFGSFEKFKARFEDAARTRFGSGWAWLSVGKDGKLFVSSTPNQDNPLMDVVELRGIPILGLDVWEHAYYLKYQNLRGDYISNFWNVVNWEEVNRRYEEAKKK; the protein is encoded by the coding sequence ATGAAAAAGTCAGTAATTACAGTTTTCGCAATTTTACTGGGGCTGAATTTTGCCAGTTCCCAGGTTCAGAAAGAAACCAAAGCCAAATTTGAGTTTCCTCCCCTGCCCTATGCTTTCAATGCGTTGGAGCCTCACATTGATCAAATGACCATGGAAATTCATTACGATCGCCATCACAGGGCCTATTACAATAATTTTATCAAAGGAATTGAGGCTACTGAAATGGAGCGAATGAGCATGGAACAGATTTTTGCAAATATGAGCAAGTACTCCGAAGGAATACGCAACAATGCCGGCGGACATTACAACCATGTGTTGTTCTGGTCGGTCATGTCGCCTTATGGTGGTGGCGAACCTAACATGCGCAATCTTAAAAGTGCAATCGAAGAATCGTTCGGATCTTTTGAAAAGTTCAAGGCCCGGTTTGAAGATGCTGCCCGTACCCGTTTTGGAAGTGGTTGGGCATGGTTGAGTGTTGGCAAAGACGGAAAATTGTTTGTTTCTTCCACACCCAACCAGGACAATCCTTTGATGGATGTTGTGGAACTGCGCGGCATTCCAATCCTTGGTCTCGACGTATGGGAACATGCCTATTACCTGAAATACCAAAACCTTCGAGGCGATTACATCAGCAATTTCTGGAATGTAGTGAACTGGGAAGAAGTGAACCGGCGGTACGAGGAAGCGAAGAAGAAATAG
- a CDS encoding carboxypeptidase-like regulatory domain-containing protein produces MKRFCYLTITLILSIALASHAQVTGIVTGKVLDNENRPIELASVKILETNGGTATDANGKYRLSLPANQPITLVFSFLGFTSERTVIRLKAGEEKMLNITLVESSTMIAGPVVEDKQVRTTTLTRIDPKVAVAIPSISGGVESLIKTMPGVSSSNELSSQYSVRGGNFDENLVYVNDIEIYRPFLIRSGQQEGLSFLNSDLVSSILFSAGGFDAKYGDKMASVLDIQYKKPRELAGSLSGSLLGASGHIEGISKNSKFTYLAGMRYKSNQYILKAMDTKGEYKPTFTDVQTYLSYDLSPKFEIAFLGNYARNNYTVVPEDRETAFGTINEAYKFRVYFEGQEVDRFENYMGALSLSWKPQQNVNLRLIGSAFHSLESETYDILGQYWIGRLDSNIGSGDYAEVVEAIGVGSYLNHARNNLDANVYSIEHRGAVLFENLSWQWGAKFQHELIDDRLNEWVLIDSAGYSIPHPTDFPGIANDNPAFGLNSSVRTDIMLSSNRYTAFLQNIWTLDGASDRVHLTSGVRINYWDLNNQFLVSPRVTLSYRPVWERDILFRFSAGYYHQPPFYRELRDLNGVINYDLKAQTSIHFVAAGDYNFIAWNRPFKFVTEVYYKHLENLVPYEIDNVRIRYHAKNNSKGFARGIDFKINGEFVAGIDSWASLSIMRTMEDIQDDFYYKYYNADGDEVRASAINEIADSTRFEPGYIPRPTDQRVNFSLFFQDYLPRNPTYKMHLNLLFGSGLTFGPPGSPKYRHTLRIPPYRRVDIGFSKEIIGAESRLREGHLLHHFKSLWISLEVFNLLQVSNTVSYIWISDVRNRQYAIPNYLTPRQINLKLQATF; encoded by the coding sequence ATGAAACGTTTCTGCTACTTAACAATCACACTAATTCTATCTATCGCACTGGCATCCCACGCCCAGGTTACAGGAATTGTTACCGGAAAAGTGCTTGATAACGAAAACAGGCCAATAGAACTGGCTTCGGTTAAAATATTGGAAACCAACGGCGGAACCGCTACCGATGCGAATGGCAAATATCGCTTAAGTCTTCCTGCGAACCAACCTATTACGTTGGTATTTAGTTTTTTGGGGTTCACATCCGAACGCACCGTTATTAGGTTGAAAGCCGGTGAAGAAAAGATGTTGAACATTACCCTCGTTGAATCCTCAACGATGATTGCTGGCCCTGTGGTCGAAGACAAGCAGGTTCGAACCACCACGCTCACACGCATAGATCCCAAGGTTGCTGTTGCGATCCCAAGCATCTCCGGAGGTGTTGAAAGCCTTATCAAAACCATGCCGGGTGTATCTTCCAGCAATGAGTTGAGCTCACAATACTCGGTTCGGGGAGGAAATTTTGATGAGAACCTTGTGTATGTAAACGACATTGAAATTTACCGTCCCTTTCTGATCCGCTCAGGACAACAGGAAGGCCTCAGTTTCCTGAATTCCGACCTGGTATCTTCCATCCTGTTTTCGGCCGGTGGGTTCGATGCCAAATACGGCGATAAGATGGCTTCAGTGCTTGATATCCAGTATAAAAAGCCACGTGAACTTGCCGGATCTTTATCCGGTAGCTTATTAGGCGCTTCCGGCCATATCGAAGGGATTTCGAAAAACTCGAAGTTCACTTACCTTGCAGGCATGCGTTATAAATCAAATCAGTACATCCTGAAGGCAATGGACACCAAAGGCGAGTATAAACCGACTTTTACCGATGTTCAAACTTATCTTTCGTACGATCTCTCCCCGAAATTTGAAATTGCTTTCCTTGGCAACTATGCAAGAAACAACTACACGGTGGTGCCCGAAGACCGGGAAACCGCGTTTGGGACCATCAACGAAGCTTACAAATTTCGTGTGTACTTTGAAGGCCAGGAAGTTGACCGGTTCGAAAATTATATGGGGGCTTTGAGTCTATCGTGGAAGCCTCAGCAAAATGTTAACCTTAGGTTGATCGGCTCGGCATTCCATTCCCTCGAAAGCGAAACCTACGACATTCTCGGGCAATACTGGATCGGACGCCTGGATTCGAATATCGGTAGCGGAGACTATGCCGAAGTTGTTGAAGCCATAGGTGTAGGCTCTTACCTGAACCACGCCCGTAACAACCTTGATGCAAATGTTTATAGCATTGAACACCGTGGCGCCGTACTTTTTGAAAATTTAAGCTGGCAATGGGGGGCAAAATTTCAGCACGAACTTATTGATGACCGCCTGAATGAGTGGGTGCTCATTGATTCAGCCGGATATTCAATCCCGCATCCAACAGATTTTCCGGGCATCGCAAATGACAATCCTGCGTTTGGGTTAAATTCATCGGTCAGAACCGATATCATGCTGAGTTCAAATCGTTACACTGCATTTTTACAAAACATCTGGACACTTGATGGTGCCAGCGATCGCGTTCACCTCACAAGTGGGGTAAGAATCAATTACTGGGATCTTAACAATCAATTTCTTGTAAGCCCACGTGTGACCCTATCTTATCGTCCGGTTTGGGAACGGGATATCTTGTTCAGGTTCTCAGCCGGTTATTACCACCAGCCACCTTTCTACCGTGAGCTTCGTGATCTGAATGGGGTAATTAATTACGACCTCAAGGCGCAAACCAGCATTCATTTTGTAGCGGCCGGCGATTATAATTTTATCGCCTGGAACCGCCCCTTCAAGTTCGTGACAGAGGTGTATTACAAACATCTTGAGAACCTGGTTCCTTACGAAATTGACAATGTGCGCATCCGTTACCACGCTAAAAATAATTCCAAAGGCTTTGCCCGTGGCATTGATTTCAAGATCAACGGCGAATTTGTAGCGGGCATTGATTCCTGGGCCAGCCTTTCAATCATGCGCACCATGGAAGACATTCAGGACGATTTTTATTACAAATACTATAATGCAGACGGTGATGAAGTCAGGGCAAGTGCAATAAACGAAATTGCTGACAGTACAAGGTTCGAACCGGGATACATCCCCCGCCCTACCGACCAGCGGGTAAATTTTTCGTTATTTTTCCAGGATTACCTTCCACGAAACCCAACCTATAAAATGCATCTGAACCTATTGTTCGGCAGCGGCCTGACTTTCGGGCCTCCGGGTTCGCCAAAATACAGGCACACCTTGCGCATTCCACCTTATCGCCGGGTTGATATCGGGTTCTCAAAAGAAATTATTGGCGCCGAATCCCGCTTGCGCGAAGGTCATTTGCTGCATCATTTCAAGTCATTATGGATCAGCCTTGAGGTTTTTAATCTACTGCAGGTCAGCAATACAGTTTCCTATATCTGGATCAGTGATGTAAGGAACCGGCAATACGCCATTCCCAATTATCTTACCCCCCGGCAAATTAATCTTAAATTGCAGGCAACTTTTTGA
- a CDS encoding urocanate hydratase: MDFKTAVLQGIPEELPEHKTLDSSVSHAPVRKDILTSTEKKLALKNALRYFHPRHHAVLAPEFAEELKNFGRIYMYRFRPDYKMFARPINDYPQRSTQAAAIMLMIQNNLDPAVAQHPHELITYGGNGAVFQNWAQYLLTMQYLATMTDEQTLIMYSGHPMGLFPSHTDAPRVVVTNGMMIPNYSKPDDWERFNALGVTQYGQMTAGSYMYIGPQGIVHGTTITVLNAGRKIAKAGQGDKVNLFITSGLGGMSGAQPKAGNIAGVVSITAEINAVAAHKRHSQGWVDEISDDADKAIDLALHWQNKKVAHSIAYLGNIVDLWERLVERNIPIDMGSDQTSLHNPWAGGYYPVGLSYDQSNELMAKDPAKFKVLVQESLRRQIAAINTLTERGMYFFDYGNAFLLESGRAGADVMKPDGTFRYPSYVQDIMGPMCFDYGFGPFRWVCTSGLSSDLDKSDKIAMEVLEKIAATSPAEISQQMKDNIQWIAGARENKLVVGSQARILYADAEGRMRIAEAFNKAIEDGLISAPIVLGRDHHDVSGTDSPFRETSNIYDGSQFTADMAVHNVIGDAFRGATWVSLHNGGGVGWGEVINGGFGMLLDGSADAERRLKSMLFWDVNNGIARRCWARNNEAIFAIKRAMAQEPRLRITLPNIADESLIAGLFD, translated from the coding sequence ATTGATTTTAAAACTGCTGTACTGCAAGGCATTCCTGAAGAATTGCCCGAACATAAAACCTTAGACTCAAGTGTTAGCCATGCACCGGTTCGCAAAGATATTTTGACTAGCACTGAGAAAAAGCTGGCGCTCAAAAACGCCTTGCGGTATTTTCATCCCCGGCATCATGCGGTGCTGGCGCCGGAATTTGCCGAAGAATTAAAGAACTTTGGAAGGATTTATATGTACCGCTTCCGCCCGGATTATAAGATGTTTGCCAGGCCAATCAATGATTATCCTCAAAGATCAACGCAGGCAGCAGCCATCATGCTGATGATCCAGAACAACCTTGATCCGGCGGTTGCACAGCATCCGCACGAATTGATCACTTATGGCGGCAATGGAGCTGTTTTCCAGAACTGGGCGCAATACCTGCTTACCATGCAATACCTGGCTACCATGACCGATGAGCAAACCCTGATCATGTATTCCGGGCATCCTATGGGCTTATTTCCATCACATACCGATGCGCCCCGCGTGGTGGTTACCAACGGCATGATGATCCCCAATTATTCCAAACCCGACGACTGGGAACGCTTCAACGCGCTGGGTGTGACCCAATACGGTCAGATGACAGCCGGTTCTTATATGTATATCGGGCCGCAGGGGATTGTGCATGGTACAACCATTACCGTGCTGAATGCAGGCAGGAAAATAGCGAAAGCCGGACAGGGCGATAAAGTGAATTTATTTATTACTTCCGGCCTTGGCGGAATGAGCGGCGCACAACCCAAGGCTGGAAATATTGCAGGCGTGGTGAGCATCACTGCTGAAATCAATGCTGTTGCCGCCCATAAACGCCATAGCCAGGGCTGGGTGGATGAGATTTCCGACGATGCCGACAAAGCAATAGACCTGGCATTGCACTGGCAAAATAAAAAAGTAGCCCATTCCATCGCTTACCTCGGAAACATAGTTGACCTGTGGGAACGCCTTGTTGAACGCAACATTCCGATTGATATGGGTTCTGACCAGACTTCCCTGCACAATCCCTGGGCGGGTGGTTATTACCCGGTGGGTTTGAGCTATGATCAGTCGAATGAGTTGATGGCCAAAGACCCAGCAAAATTCAAAGTCCTGGTGCAGGAATCTTTGCGCAGGCAGATTGCAGCTATCAATACGTTGACTGAACGCGGCATGTATTTCTTTGATTATGGCAATGCATTCCTGCTTGAATCCGGCCGAGCCGGAGCTGATGTGATGAAACCTGATGGAACTTTCCGCTATCCTTCATATGTGCAGGACATTATGGGACCCATGTGCTTCGATTATGGTTTCGGGCCTTTCCGCTGGGTGTGTACTTCCGGATTGTCATCCGATCTGGACAAATCAGATAAAATCGCTATGGAAGTGTTGGAGAAGATCGCGGCCACTTCCCCCGCTGAGATTTCACAGCAAATGAAAGACAATATCCAGTGGATTGCCGGAGCCAGGGAAAACAAACTGGTAGTCGGTTCGCAGGCCAGAATTTTATATGCCGATGCCGAAGGCCGCATGCGCATTGCCGAAGCTTTCAATAAAGCCATTGAAGACGGATTAATATCTGCACCCATCGTTCTCGGCCGCGATCACCATGATGTTTCCGGCACCGATTCACCCTTCCGTGAAACCAGCAATATTTATGATGGTTCGCAATTCACTGCCGACATGGCCGTGCACAATGTAATTGGCGATGCTTTCCGCGGGGCCACCTGGGTTTCCTTGCACAATGGTGGAGGCGTTGGCTGGGGTGAAGTGATCAATGGCGGTTTCGGGATGCTACTCGATGGCAGCGCTGATGCAGAACGCCGCCTCAAATCAATGCTTTTCTGGGATGTGAACAATGGCATAGCCCGCCGTTGTTGGGCTCGCAACAACGAAGCTATCTTCGCAATAAAAAGAGCCATGGCGCAGGAGCCACGGCTCAGAATAACACTTCCGAATATTGCGGATGAAAGTCTTATCGCAGGATTGTTTGATTAA
- a CDS encoding superoxide dismutase, whose amino-acid sequence MNFPELPYAYDALEPYIDKETMEIHYTKHHRAYFDKFMAAVKGTELEGKSLEEIFSTMSKHPAAVRNNGGGFYNHNLFWNIMSANAGGEPGRELAAAITKEFGSFEKFKEKFSDAAATRFGSGWAWLCVKKDKTLCVCSSPNQDNPLMDVADCPGTPILGLDVWEHAYYLKYQNRRPEYISNFWNVVNWQAVGENYSKALGRI is encoded by the coding sequence ATGAACTTCCCTGAGTTGCCATATGCTTACGATGCACTGGAGCCTTACATTGATAAAGAGACAATGGAGATCCACTATACAAAACATCACAGGGCTTATTTTGATAAGTTCATGGCAGCGGTGAAAGGCACAGAGCTGGAAGGTAAATCCCTAGAAGAAATATTCTCTACCATGTCAAAGCATCCTGCTGCTGTTCGCAACAATGGCGGTGGATTTTATAACCATAACCTTTTCTGGAACATCATGTCAGCAAATGCTGGCGGAGAGCCCGGCAGAGAACTTGCCGCCGCGATAACAAAAGAATTTGGTTCTTTCGAAAAGTTTAAAGAAAAATTCAGTGATGCAGCCGCCACACGTTTCGGAAGCGGATGGGCCTGGCTGTGCGTAAAAAAAGATAAGACATTATGTGTTTGCTCTTCTCCTAATCAGGATAATCCATTGATGGATGTAGCTGATTGCCCCGGAACTCCCATATTGGGGCTGGATGTTTGGGAACACGCTTACTACCTGAAATATCAGAATCGCCGTCCGGAATACATCAGTAATTTCTGGAATGTTGTGAACTGGCAGGCTGTAGGTGAAAATTATTCAAAGGCGTTGGGCAGAATTTAA
- a CDS encoding 50S ribosomal protein L28: protein MSGICQITGKRMMVGNKVSHSNIKTKRKFYPNLQSKRFYIPEEDRWITLRVTADGIRHINKKGISTCLKEAREKGFLTA from the coding sequence ATGTCAGGAATTTGTCAGATTACAGGAAAGCGTATGATGGTGGGTAACAAGGTTTCACACTCCAATATTAAAACCAAACGCAAGTTTTACCCGAACCTCCAGTCGAAAAGATTTTATATCCCTGAAGAAGATCGTTGGATCACATTGCGCGTAACGGCAGATGGTATTCGCCATATCAATAAAAAAGGCATCAGCACTTGCCTGAAAGAAGCCCGCGAAAAAGGTTTCCTCACTGCATAG
- a CDS encoding carboxypeptidase-like regulatory domain-containing protein: MATYQLLFPVLLIFILMSVDLNAQDKDHDLVQFSGLVVTGDSLKPVPFTNILNMSRRRGMSSDYQGFFSFVAKKGDTIAFSAIGYKNGMYVIPDTISTQRYSMIQMMSADTILLTETVIYPWPSREQFREAFINIRPPDDDFVVAQKNLDAMEMRERSLQMPMDGSQNYRNFMQQNTDRLYYYGQAPPMNIFNPFAWAKFIEAWKKGDFRKKD, translated from the coding sequence ATGGCCACTTACCAACTCTTATTCCCTGTTTTGCTGATATTTATACTGATGTCCGTTGATTTGAACGCGCAGGATAAAGATCATGACCTGGTTCAGTTTTCCGGGCTGGTTGTTACCGGCGATAGCCTGAAACCTGTCCCGTTTACAAATATTCTGAATATGAGCAGGCGACGTGGCATGAGCAGCGATTACCAGGGTTTCTTTTCTTTTGTTGCAAAAAAAGGAGATACAATTGCATTTTCTGCGATTGGTTATAAAAACGGCATGTATGTAATTCCTGACACCATCAGCACCCAGCGATATTCCATGATCCAGATGATGAGTGCGGACACCATCCTGCTTACTGAAACCGTCATTTACCCCTGGCCATCGCGCGAACAGTTCCGCGAAGCTTTTATCAATATCCGACCTCCCGATGATGATTTTGTGGTCGCACAAAAAAACCTCGATGCCATGGAAATGCGCGAAAGATCCTTGCAGATGCCAATGGATGGAAGCCAGAATTACAGGAACTTCATGCAACAAAATACTGACCGCCTTTATTATTATGGACAAGCGCCGCCCATGAACATTTTCAATCCCTTTGCATGGGCGAAATTTATTGAAGCATGGAAAAAAGGCGACTTCCGCAAGAAAGACTAA